The following are from one region of the Heterodontus francisci isolate sHetFra1 chromosome 34, sHetFra1.hap1, whole genome shotgun sequence genome:
- the LOC137349260 gene encoding zinc finger protein 229-like, whose product MEAKSLVHSGEKLYTCSVCGRGFSQSSGLLKHKRSHTGEKPGKCGDREKELNYPSELEAAQHSHTGERLFTCSVCGKGFTQSSNLLTHQRIHTGERPFTCTECGKGFTQSSNLLTHQRIHTGERPFTCTECGKRFTHSSTLLTHQRVHTGERPFTCSECGKRFTHSSTLLTHQRVHTGERPFTCTECGKGFIHSSGLLTHQRVHTGERPFTCSECGKGFSQSSNLLTHQRIHTGERPFTCSDCGKGFSHSSTLLIHQRVHTGERPFTCCECGKGFSQSSKLLGHQRIHTGERPFICSVCGKGFANSSARLRHKRVHTGERPFTCSVCGKRFTQSSNLLTHQCIHTGERPFTCSVCGKGFTQSCKLLRHQRVHR is encoded by the coding sequence ATGGAAGCAAAAAGCCtcgttcacagtggggagaaactgtacacgtgttctgtgtgtggacgaggcttcagccaATCATCTGGCCTGTTGAAACAcaagcgcagtcacactggggaaaaGCCGGGGAAATGCGGGGACCGTGAGAAGGAATTAAATTACCCGTCTGAGCTGGAAGCTGCTCAACAcagtcacactggagagaggctgttcacctgctccgtgtgtgggaagggattcactcagtcatcaaacctgctgacacatcagcgaattcacactggggagaggccgttcacctgcactgaatgtgggaagggattcactcagtcatcaaacctgctgacacaccagcgaattcacactggggagcggccgttcacctgcactgagtgtgggaagagattcactcattcatccaccctgctgacacaccagcgagttcacactggggagaggccattcacctgctctgagtgtgggaagagattcactcattcGTCCACcctactgacacaccagcgagttcacactggggagaggccattcacctgcacagagtgtgggaagggattcattcattcatccggcctgctgacacaccagcgagttcacactggggagaggccgttcacctgctctgagtgtgggaagggattctctcagtcatcgaacctgctgacacaccaacgaattcacactggggagaggccgttcacctgctctgattgtgggaagggattctctcattcatccaccctgctgatacaccagcgagttcacactggggagaggccgttcacctgctgtgagtgtgggaagggattctctCAGTCATCCAAGCTGCTgggacaccagcgaattcacactggggagaggccattcatctgctctgtgtgtgggaagggatttgctaattCATCCGCCCGGCTGAGGcacaagcgagttcacactggggagaggccattcacctgctccgtgtgtgggaagagattcactcagtcgtccaacctgctgacacaccagtgcattcacactggggagagaccattcacctgctccgtgtgtgggaagggattcactcagtcatgcaagttactgagacaccagcgagttcacagatgA